The Doryrhamphus excisus isolate RoL2022-K1 chromosome 18, RoL_Dexc_1.0, whole genome shotgun sequence genome contains a region encoding:
- the cdk4 gene encoding cyclin-dependent kinase 4 yields the protein MAHGTTTIQYERLAEIGGGAYGTVYKARDTESGQFVALKSVRVQTDNNGLPTSTVREVALLKRLEQFDHPNVVRLMDVCATQRSEQEIKVTLVFEHVDQDLKTYLEKAPAPGLAPERIKDLMRQVLCGLAFLHSNRVMHRDLKPENILVTSQGQVKLADFGLARMYACHMALTPVVVTLWYRPPEVLLQSSYATPVDIWSCGCIFAEMFKRKPIFCGESEVDQLGKIFEVIGLPPEEEWPSDVTLSRKHFPPCSARPLTDFVPEIDEQGARLLLAMLTFDPAKRISALNALNHSYFCDQETLTQTQS from the exons ATGGCCCACGGCACCACCACCATCCAATATGAGCGACTGGCGGAGATCGGCGGTGGAGCTTACGGTACGGTGTACAAGGCCCGTGACACCGAGAGTGGTCAGTTTGTGGCTCTAAAAAGCGTGCGCGTCCAGACGGACAACAACGGCCTCCCCACGTCCACGGTCCGAGAGGTGGCGCTGTTGAAACGACTGGAACAGTTTGACCACCCCAACGTGGTCAG GCTCATGGATGTTTGCGCCACGCAGAGGTCAGAACAGGAGATCAAAGTCACTTTAGTTTTCGAACACGTGGACCAGGATCTCAAGACATACTTGGAGAAAGCCCCAGCTCCGGGGTTAGCCCCTGAACGCATCAAA GACCTGATGAGACAGGTGCTGTGCGGTTTGGCTTTCCTGCACTCTAACCGAGTCATGCACAGAGACCTGAAACCAGAGAATATTCTGGTAACCAGCCAGGGCCAGGTGAAGCTAGCCGACTTCGGACTGGCCCGCATGTACGCCTGCCACATGGCCCTCACTCCTGTG GTGGTGACACTGTGGTATCGGCCCCCCGAGGTTTTGCTGCAGTCGAGCTATGCCACACCTGTAGATATCTGGAGCTGTGGCTGCATCTTTGCTGAAATGTTCAAGCGCAA ACCCATTTTCTGTGGAGAATCTGAAGTGGACCAACTTGGGAAAATCTTTGA GGTTATCGGTCTGCCACCAGAGGAGGAGTGGCCAAGTGATGTTACGCTTTCAAGGAAACACTTCCCCCCTTGCTCGGCCCGCCCACTAACTGACTTTGTTCCAGAGATAGATGAGCAGGGGGCACGGCTGCTGCTG GCAatgttgacctttgaccctgcCAAACGAATATCTGCCCTGAATGCACTGAATCACTCGTACTTCTGCGACCAGGAGACATTGACTCAGACACAAAGCTGA